One window of the Coregonus clupeaformis isolate EN_2021a unplaced genomic scaffold, ASM2061545v1 scaf0257, whole genome shotgun sequence genome contains the following:
- the LOC121560256 gene encoding oocyte zinc finger protein XlCOF20-like codes for MFRQRTVHSRGDGDALDTGGLPSCSYAIEMDPGNMPLGLERQTDLSRGDWNQYSSSVYSEGCLDKKGEGLVIDEVTVKVEGHVPPTWNADSHLGDEHSQGRDLLDYRESLETNPNVVTHSPLHMLSDYDPVSTSMGPSDSHGHVLFDQVLNSNDRARAQTQGGGDTSGNSKEKRFFCMFCNKGFSCLQKVEIHQRVHTGEKPFSCTQCHMRFTQGGHLKRHQMVHTGEKPYSCTQCHMRFAQAGDLKRHQRVHTGEKPYSCPLCEKRFSERTYLRIHQQKKHSTQ; via the coding sequence ATGTTTCGCCAGAGGACGGTTCATTCCCGTGGGGATGGTGACGCGTTAGACACTGGCGGTTTACCGTCTTGTTCTTACGCTATAGAGATGGACCCTGGCAACATGCCCTTGGGTTTAGAGAGACAGACTGATCTgtctagaggggactggaaccagtacagtagtagtgtatactctgaagggtgcctagataagaaaggggaggGTTTAGTCATAGATGAAgtgactgtgaaagtggagggccacgttcctcccacatggaatgCCGATAGTCACCTAGGAGACGAACACTCACAGGGCAGAGATTTATTAGATTACAGGGAAAGCTTAGAGACAAATCCAAATGTCGTTACCCACTCCCCTTTACACATGCTCAGTGATTACGATCCAGTGTCCACGTCGATGGGGCCTTCCGATTCACACGGCCACGTCCTTTTTGatcaggtattgaactcaaaTGACAGGGCTAGAGCCCAGACTCAGGGAGGGGGAGACACATCAGGCAATAGTAAAGAGAAACGGTTCttctgcatgttctgtaacaaaggaTTCAGCTGCCTCcagaaggtggagatccaccagagggtccacacaggggagaaacccttcaGTTGTACACAGTGTCATATGCGCTTCACCCAGGGTGgccacctgaagaggcaccagatgGTCCACACAGGGGAAAAACCCTACAGCTGTACCCAATGTCACATGCGTTTCGCCCAGGCTggtgacctgaagaggcaccagcgggtccacacaggggagaaaccgtACAGCTGCCCCctgtgtgagaagaggttctcagagaggacctacctcaggatacaccagcagaaaaaacattccactcaatag